In a single window of the Xiphophorus couchianus chromosome 10, X_couchianus-1.0, whole genome shotgun sequence genome:
- the LOC114152072 gene encoding myosin light chain kinase, smooth muscle-like has translation MDKDDKNPKTYVSTFRLALKPQRGKQKQNGLDTTYRTITGNNKLRCSSATGVKQGTTQSLEAPKFKESIRDCSVCVGGSVKFQGVITGTQPVNVSWLHNGVSVTAGRTSFENSVASLTLTQCSTGHAGEFTCVAENSGGKTTSSALLHITGQEAGTKEIPTSSNHEPHNDVSSSCETTEGERQHKERDQVIRNCRLQTKAPPSKGPPVKFLDPPEKVEVCVGQKARLRCVFKSSSLPVACCWIYNRAKVVSGGSRVTVKNEKTQSSLEVSEAAPEDTGLYTVIVRNRHGSAQHTVSLSVIDRPTPPSSQPVASRISTQSLVLSWTGPCYDGGTAVLGYIVEALQDGPKEPGSWTEISRCKNTSSHICSGLAPLGRYKFRVRAWNFAGTSDPSQESPYIKMATSKEIKEEPGSYVTVTIDTKHKVKDHYNVHEKLGVGKFGQVYRVTDKETGKEFAAKFYRARTSKDKSEARKEIQLMNKLHHPKIVQCQAAYETRPELAMVMEYVAGGELFERIVDENFEHTELTSARYVQQILEGMQYVHKQNIIHLDLKPENIVCVDTSGTQIKIIDFGLARELEKGKPLMVMHGTPEFVAPEVINYEPVGLETDMWSIGVICFILLSGESPFQGNNDAETFALVTAASFEFDPESFEDISDEAKDFISSLLKKDQRSRLSCREALAHSWMASFTPLTRRPTKSLNKEKMKRFLARRKWKKTGQAVLALNRMANLTSKLDSPGSFSEEPVWSPEAEEAIQSLDKQLQTEPHFQQALKDVTLHKGETAQLTCLVDGYPQPEVKWLHNEEPVSDSSRVRMQQDGDGLCSLVVADLVLSDCGTYMCRAQNKLGEAMCSAKLKVEL, from the exons ATGGACAAGGACGACAAGAACCCGAAGACGTATGTGTCCACCTTCCGGCTGGCCCTCAAGCCTCAGAGAGGGAAGCAGAAACAGAATGGACTGGACACCACATACAGGACAATAACAGGAAACAACAAGCTCAGATGTTCATCTGCAACAG GTGTCAAACAAGGAACAACTCAGAGTTTGGAAGCACCCAAGTTTAAGGAATCGATCAGGGATTGCTCGGTCTGTGTCGGAGGAAGCGTTAAGTTTCAAGGTGTTATCACAGGAACTCAGCCGGTGAATGTTTCCTGGCTGCACAATG GTGTTAGTGTAACTGCAGGTAGAACTTCCTTTGAAAATAGTGTTGCCAGTCTGACCCTGACTCAGTGTTCAACCGGACATGCTGGTGAGTTTACCTGCGTGGCTGAAAACAGTGGCGGGAAGACAACCAGCAGCGCTCTGTTACATATTACCGGTCAAG AAGCCGGAACAAAGGAAATCCCCACATCAAGCAACCATGAGCCGCACAACGATGTCTCATCATCTTGTGAAACCACTGAAGGGGAAAGgcaacacaaagaaagagaTCAAG TTATCAGAAACTGCAGACTTCAAACAAAAGCTCCCCCGAGCAAAG GTCCTCCAGTGAAGTTTCTAGACCCACCAGAAAAGGTGGAGGTTTGTGTGGGTCAGAAGGCTCGGCTACGCTGTGTGTTCAAGAGCAGCTCTCTTCCTGTGGCCTGCTGCTGGATTTACAACAGAGCCAAA GTGGTGTCAGGAGGTTCTAGGGTGACCGTGAAGAACGAGAAGACCCAAAGCAGTTTGGAGGTTTCTGAGGCCGCTCCGGAAGACACGGGCTTGTACACTGTGATTGTACGAAACAGACACGGCTCCGCTCAGCACACGGTGTCGCTCAGTGTCATAG ACCGACCCACTCCCCCATCATCCCAGCCTGTTGCTTCCAGAATCTCGACCCAATCCTTGGTTCTGTCCTGGACGGGCCCCTGCTACGACGGAGGTACAGCTGTATTGGGTTACATCGTAGAGGCCCTTCAAGACGGTCCCAAAGAGCCTGGAAGCTGGACTGAAATAAGTAGGTGTAAGAACACCTCGAGCCACATTTGCTCAGGTTTGGCGCCTCTGGGACGGTACAAGTTCAGGGTTAGAGCCTGGAACTTCGCAGGTACCAGCGACCCGAGCCAAGAGTCTCCGTACATCAAGATGGCAACCTCAA AGGAAATCAAAGAGGAGCCTGGCTCCTATGTGACAGTGACTATTGACACCAAACACAAGGTCAAGGATCACTACAATGTGCACGAGAAGCTCGGGGT TGGGAAGTTTGGACAGGTGTACCGAGTGACCGACAAAGAGACTGGCAAAGAGTTTGCAGCCAAGTTCTACCGTGCCCGAACCTCCAAGGACAAATCCGAAGCTCGCAAAGAGATTCAACTAATGAACAAGCTTCACCACCCAAAGATAGTCCAGTGTCAGGCTGCGTATGAAACTCGTCCAGAGTTGGCCATGGTCATGGAGTA cGTTGCTGGCGGGGAACTCTTTGAACGCATCGTGGACGAAAACTTTGAGCACACAGAACTCACCAGCGCTCGCTACGTGCAGCAGATCCTGGAGGGCATGCAGTACGTGCACAAGCAGAACATCATCCACCTGGACCTCAAACCAGAGAACATCGTCTGCGTGGACACATCCGGCACGCAGATCAAGATAATTGACTTTGGTTTGGCCAGGGAACTAG AGAAGGGTAAACCTCTAATGGTGATGCACGGCACTCCAGAGTTTGTCGCTCCCGAGGTGATCAACTACGAGCCTGTCGGATTGGAGACCGACATGTGGAGCATCGGAGTCATCTGCTTCATCTT GCTCAGTGGGGAATCTCCCTTCCAGGGAAACAACGACGCTGAGACTTTCGCTCTGGTGACAGCAGCTAGCTTTGAGTTTGACCCGGAAAGTTTTGAAGACATTTCTGATGAGGCAAAGGACTTTATCAGCTCCCTGTTGAAGAAAGACCAAAG ATCTAGGCTGTCGTGCAGAGAGGCCCTTGCCCACTCCTGGATGGCTTCTTTCACCCCTCTGACCCGCAGACCCACCAAGTCTCTGAATAAAGAGAAGATGAAGCGCTTCCTTGCCAGACGCAAGTGGAAG AAAACTGGCCAAGCTGTTTTGGCCTTGAACCGGATGGCTAACCTCACCAGCAAGCTGGATTCTCCTGGCAGCTTCTCAGAGG AGCCAGTGTGGAGCCCTGAGGCAGAGGAGGCCATCCAGTCGCTGGACAAGCAGCTGCAGACTGAGCCGCACTTCCAGCAGGCCCTGAAGGACGTCACCCTTCACAAGGGAGAGACCGCTCAGCTGACATGCCTGGTTGATG GTTACCCACAACCTGAGGTGAAGTGGCTTCACAACGAGGAGCCGGTGAGCGACTCGAGCAGAGTGAGGATGCAGCAGGATGGTGACGGCCTCTGCTCTTTGGTTGTGGCTGATCTGGTGCTCTCAGACTGCGGGACTTACATGTGCAGAGCCCAAAACAAGCTCGGTGAGGCAATGTGCTCCGCAAAGCTGAAGGTCGAACTGTGA
- the coasy gene encoding bifunctional coenzyme A synthase translates to MSMFSTGILVLTSPLQTLPLRIAPVLSSAAQLVDRTLYVHLHPGLNLTSGTQPRPVFIPPVVELSTLITRLYNNAADVCGHLDVRVLLTNIRAQPAASGGAATPNCPFPTPQPLFHSPDVVLTDFALQDPHQSHQVQQCLEKYTGHCYVCRPGISSVLLHPQLVKLQENEEAPESGKEQKAKPIETYSDVVVGGTFDRLHGAHKTLLSISCLLANRRFVIGVCNQAMLKKKVLKELIEPYSVRVQRLQEFLQDTKPSLQVEIVPLEDPFGVSIVDPQLKCIVVSEETRKGGEAVNTKRAENDLPLLVLHEIQLLKDAHRNGIEEEKISSSSLRSRLLGNLLVPPKGSPHLPPTPYVIGLTGGSGSGKSSVAKQLEVLGAVQIECDKLGHEVYQPGAQCYQKVLQVFGLEILNEDKTINRRALASKVFGNQARLKCLTDIVWPEIAILVKQAINQARKEGREVCVVDAAVLLEAGWTDLVHEVWVIIIPEEEAVTRIIERDGVSKEDALRRLQSQWPSSKQVKQANVVLSTLWESEVTRKQVLKAWNLLQKRILKTKG, encoded by the exons ATGTCCATGTTCAGCACAGGCATCCTTGTGCTGACGTCTCCTCTCCAGACTCTCCCGTTACGCATCGCTCCAGTGCTCAGCTCGGCCGCTCAGCTCGTAGACCGCACGCTGTACGTCCACCTCCATCCCGGGCTAAACCTGACCAGTGGGACCCAACCTCGACCCGTTTTCATTCCACCCGTAGTCGAACTGTCCACGCTCATCACTCGGCTCTACAACAACGCAGCGGATGTATGCGGCCACCTGGATGTTCGGGTTTTGCTCACTAATATTCGCGCTCAGCCGGCTGCCAGCGGCGGGGCCGCGACTCCAAACTGCCCCTTCCCCACACCGCAGCCTCTGTTTCACTCCCCGGACGTGGTGCTGACGGACTTTGCGCTGCAGGACCCGCATCAGTCCCATCAGGTCCAGCAGTGTCTGGAGAAGTACACCGGTCACTGTTATGTCTGTAGACCCGGTATCTCATCGGTGCTGCTTCATCCGCAACTCGTAAAGCTGCAGGAGAACGAGGAAGCGCCAGAAAGTGGCAAAGAACAAAAGGCCAAACCCATAGAAACCTACAGTGATGTAGTGGTAGGAGGAACGTTCGACCGCCTGCATGGAGCCCACAAGACGCTGCTCAGCATCTCATGTCTCCTGGCCAACAGGAGGTTTGTCATTGGTGTGTGCAACCAAGCAATGCTTAAAA AAAAAGTCCTAAAGGAGCTGATTGAGCCGTACTCGGTGCGAGTGCAGAGACTCCAGGAGTTTCTGCAGGACACCAAACCGTCCCTGCAGGTTGAGATCGTCCCACTTGAAGACCCCTTCGGCGTGTCCATCGTGGACCCTCAGCTGAAGTGCATCGTGGTCAGCGAGGAAACGAGAAAGGGCGGCGAGGCTGTCAACACGAAACGCGCTGAGAAC GACCTTCCACTTCTTGTCCTTCATGAGATCCAGCTGCTTAAGGACGCTCACCGCAACGGAATTGAGGAGGAGAAGATCAGCTCGTCCAGTCTACGCTCTCGTCTACTTGGCAACCTCCTTGTCCCACCTAAA GGTTCGCCCCACCTCCCTCCTACTCCGTATGTGATTGGTCTGACGGGAGGCAGCGGCAGTGGAAAGAGCTCCGTGGCCAAACAGCTGGAGGTTCTTGGCGCGGTTCAGATCGAGTGCGATAAGCTGGGTCATGAGGTGTACCAGCCCGGTGCACAGTGCTATCAGAAAGTGCTCCAAGTTTTTGGATTAG AAATTCTGAATGAGGATAAAACCATCAACCGGCGAGCTTTAGCATCAAAAGTATTCGGGAACCAG gcaCGGTTAAAATGTCTGACAGATATCGTGTGGCCTGAGATTGCAATTCTGGTCAAGCAAGCAATAAACCAAGCCAGGAAAGAAG GTAGGGAGGTTTGTGTGGTGGATGCAGCTGTTCTTCTGGAGGCCGGCTGGACAGACTTGGTCCACGAGGTTTGGGTCATCATCATTCCTGAGGAGGAG GCTGTGACAAGAATAATCGAACGGGACGGGGTCAGCAAAGAAGATGCCCTGCGCAGGCTGCAGAGTCAGTGGCCAAGCAGCAAACAAGTCAAGCAAGCTAACGTAGTGCTGAGCACTCTGTGGGAGTCAGAGGTCACCCGGAAACAG gtaCTAAAAGCTTGGAATCTCCTTCAGAAGAGAATCCTGAAGACAAAgggatga